The following nucleotide sequence is from Bremerella alba.
GTAACGGTCGATGTCTTGCTCGGACGCCAGGCCCAGGAAGCCAAACCCAACGCCGTGCTGGTGATTGTCGATGCCAGCAATCTTGAGCGCAACTTGTACATCGTCAGTCAAGTCAAAGAGCTTGGACTGCCGACGGTTGTAGCGCTGAACATGGGGGACATCGCCCAGGACAAAGGAATCTCGGTCGACGTCGCGAAACTCGAACAACGACTCGGCGTGCCGGTCGTCGCCACGCTGGCCCATCGCCGCGGAGGCCTCGACCAACTGCGCGACACGATCGTTTCGCTGCTTGACCGAGAATCCGTTCCGGTTGAAAGCCCTTTCCCCGAAGAGTTTTGCGACAAGGTCGGCCAGCTGCATACCAAGTTGCAGCAGCACGATCCGCAAGCGACGCGGTACCTGGCCGAACGCCTGCTGCTGGATACCAGCGGCTACCTCGAGCAGGAACTCACCAGCGGCGGTCAGGAACTGCACAGCTGGATTGTCGAGTCACGTAATCAACTCGCCGAGTTAGGCCAGCCGGTACCGGCCATCGAAGCGATCTCACGTTACCAGTGGGTGCAAGGTGTGTTGGACGGAATCGTCACGCGTGAAGCAACCCGCAAGGTTACCTGGTCGGACCGAATCGATCGTATTCTGACCAATCGAATCGGCGGTTCGCTATTCTTTATCTTCATCATGACCCTTATGTTTCAGGCCGTTTTCAGCGACCTGGTGGCGGGGAATCTAATGGAGTACATCGAAGGGTTCTTCGAGATCATCGGCGGCTTTGTCGATGCCAGCCTGGCCGATGGCGCACTCAAGTCGCTGTTGATCGACGGCGTTATTGCTGGCGTCGGTGGCGTGCTCGTCTTCCTGCCGCAGATTTGCATTCTGTTCTTCTTCATTGCGATCTTGGAAGACTGCGGATACCTATCTCGGGCAGCCTACTTAATGGATCGCTTGTTCAGCAAAATTGGCCTGAGCGGTAAGTCGTTCATTCCGCTGCTGTCTAGCTTTGCCTGTGCGATCCCTGGCATCATGGCAGCACGCGTGATCGAAAATCGCCGCGATCGCTTGATTACCATCCTGGTCGCTCCGCTAATGAGTTGCAGTGCTCGCATGCCGGTTTATGTGCTGCTGACGGCGGCATTCATTCCCGATGAAACGTACGGTGGCGTCCTCTCGCTGCATACGCTAGTCATGCTCAGTATGTACCTGCTGGGGATTGTCGCGGCCGTGGGCGTGGCTTTTGTGCTTCGCCGGACGATCCTTCCTGGCGAAACGCCTCCGTTTGTGATGGAGCTTCCCAGCTACAAATTCCCGTCGATCACCGGCGTGCTGCTGGTGATGGTGGAAAAGGGTTGGGCGTTCGTCAAACGGGCCGGAACGCTGATCTTCGCCATGACGGTCATTGTGTGGGCCTTGTCGTACTTCCCACGCAACGAAGAAGCCGTCACCGCGCCATTTGCCGATGAAATCGCTCAGCTTGAAACGCAGCGTGAAGAAGCCAACAAGGAACAAGCCGCACAAATTGACGAACGCCTGGCCGAAATCAACAACCAGATCGATGGCCAGTTGCTTCGCAGTAGTTTCCTGGGCATGGCAGGGCACTGG
It contains:
- the feoB gene encoding ferrous iron transport protein B codes for the protein MSVDAPARTLNVALVGNPNTGKSTLFNALSGIRQKTGNYPGVTVEKKHGAFTHNGQKVELIDLPGTYSLAPRSPDEMVTVDVLLGRQAQEAKPNAVLVIVDASNLERNLYIVSQVKELGLPTVVALNMGDIAQDKGISVDVAKLEQRLGVPVVATLAHRRGGLDQLRDTIVSLLDRESVPVESPFPEEFCDKVGQLHTKLQQHDPQATRYLAERLLLDTSGYLEQELTSGGQELHSWIVESRNQLAELGQPVPAIEAISRYQWVQGVLDGIVTREATRKVTWSDRIDRILTNRIGGSLFFIFIMTLMFQAVFSDLVAGNLMEYIEGFFEIIGGFVDASLADGALKSLLIDGVIAGVGGVLVFLPQICILFFFIAILEDCGYLSRAAYLMDRLFSKIGLSGKSFIPLLSSFACAIPGIMAARVIENRRDRLITILVAPLMSCSARMPVYVLLTAAFIPDETYGGVLSLHTLVMLSMYLLGIVAAVGVAFVLRRTILPGETPPFVMELPSYKFPSITGVLLVMVEKGWAFVKRAGTLIFAMTVIVWALSYFPRNEEAVTAPFADEIAQLETQREEANKEQAAQIDERLAEINNQIDGQLLRSSFLGMAGHWIEPVVKPLGWDWKIGSAAIASFPAREVIISTMGVLYNLGGDEDEESAPLRDTIKGAKWEGTDRNVFNVPVALSIMVFFALCAQCAATLAVIKRETNSWGWPIFTFVYMTVLAYVGALITYQVSAAIMLG